In Pan troglodytes isolate AG18354 chromosome 21, NHGRI_mPanTro3-v2.0_pri, whole genome shotgun sequence, one genomic interval encodes:
- the NXT1 gene encoding NTF2-related export protein 1: protein MASVDFKTYVDQACRAAEEFVNVYYTTMDKRRRLLSRLYMGTATLVWNGNAVSGQESLSEFFEMLPSSEFQISVVDCQPVHDEATPSQTTVLVVICGSVKFEGNKQRDFNQNFILTAQASPSNTVWKIASDCFRFQDWAS, encoded by the coding sequence ATGGCATCTGTGGATTTCAAGACCTATGTGGATCAGGCCTGCAGAGCTGCTGAGGAGTTTGTCAATGTCTACTACACCACCATGGATAAGCGGCGGCGTTTGCTGTCCCGCCTGTACATGGGCACAGCCACCCTGGTCTGGAATGGCAATGCTGTTTCAGGACAAGAATCCTTGAGTGAGTTTTTTGAAATGTTGCCTTCCAGCGAGTTCCAAATCAGTGTGGTAGACTGCCAGCCTGTTCATGATGAAGCCACACCGAGCCAGACCACGGTCCTTGTTGTGATCTGTGGATCAGTGAAGTTTGAGGGGAACAAACAACGGGACTTCAACCAGAACTTCATCCTGACCGCCCAGGCCTCACCCAGCAACACAGTGTGGAAGATCGCAAGTGACTGCTTCCGCTTCCAGGACTGGGCCAGCTAG
- the GZF1 gene encoding GDNF-inducible zinc finger protein 1 isoform X4 has translation MESGAVLLESKSSPFNLLHEMHELRLLGHLCDVTVSVEYQGVRKDFMAHKAVLAATSKFFKEVFLNEKSVDGTRTNVYLNEVQVADFASFLEFVYTAKVQVEEDRVQRMLEVAEKLKCLDLSETCFQLKKQMLESVLLELQNFSESQEVEVSSGSQVSAAPAPRASVATDGPHPSGLTDSLGYPGERASNGMSSDLPPKKSRDKLDKKKEVVKPPYPKIRRASGRLAGRKVFVEIPKKKYTRRLREQQKTAEGDVGDYRCPQDQSPDRVGTEMEAVSKNEGCQAGAELEELSKKAGPEEEEEEEEEEDEEGEKKSSFKCSICEKAFLYEKSFLKHSKHRHGVATEVVYRCDTCGQTFANRCNLKSHQRHVHSSERHFPCELCGKKFKRKKDVKRHVLQVHEGGGERHRCGQCGKGLSSKTALRLHERTHTGDRPYGCTECGARFSQPSALKTHMRIHTGEKPFVCDECGARFTQNHMLIYHKRCHTGERPFMCETCGKSFASKEYLKHHNRIHTGSKPFKCEVCFRTFAQRNSLYQHIKVHTGERPYCCDQCGKQFTQLNALQRHRRIHTGERPFMCNACGRTFTDKSTLRRHTSMARPRTMTDTRLNSLTKSMCRPSFRINCCLLQKMAISTTWLQSKTLYLPCRRTVLLTQPARQMTPWCPRTPSWPPPSASLAS, from the exons atggaaagcGGTGCAGTTCTGCTGGAATCCAAATCCTCCCCATTTAACCTACTGCATGAGATGCAtgagcttcgcctcctgggtcaCCTGTGTGACGTGACAGTCAGCGTGGAGTATCAGGGTGTCCGCAAAGACTTCATGGCCCACAAGGCAGTGCTGGCTGCCACCAGCAAGTTTTTTAAGGAAGTGTTCCTTAATGAGAAGAGTGTGGATGGTACTAGGACTAATGTCTACTTAAATGAAGTGCAGGTTGCTGACTTTGCTTCATTTCTTGAGTTTGTCTACACTGCCAAGGTACAGGTGGAAGAAGACCGGGTGCAGCGAATGCTGGAAGTGGCTGAAAAGCTGAAATGTTTGGATTTATCAGAAACTTGTTTTCAATTAAAGAAACAGATGTTAGAGTCGGTACTTTTGGAGTTGCAAAATTTCTCAGAgtctcaggaggtggaggtgagcaGTGGCTCCCAAGTTAGTGCTGCTCCTGCCCCCAGGGCAAGTGTGGCCACCGATGGCCCTCACCCCAGTGGTCTCACGGATTCCTTGGGCTACCCAGGAGAGAGAGCCAGCAATGGCATGTCTTCAGATTTGCCACCGAAGAAGTCCAGGGACAAACTAGACAAGAAGAAAGAGGTAGTTAAACCTCCCTACCCTAAAATCAGGAGAGCTAGTGGAAGGCTGGCTGGGAGGAAGGTCTTTGTGGAGATCCCTAAAAAGAAATATACGAGAAGACTCCGAGAGCAGCAGAAAACTGCTGAGGGTGATGtgggggactacaggtgtccccAGGACCAAAGCCCGGACAGGGTGGGCACGGAGATGGAGGCGGTTTCCAAAAATGAGGGTTGCCAGGCAGGTGCTGAGTTGGAGGAATTGTCAAAGAAAGCAGGGccggaggaggaagaggaggaggaggaggaggaggacgaagAAGGGGAGAAGAAGAGCAGCTTTAAGTGCAGCATTTGCGAGAAGGCGTTTCTGTATGAGAAGAGCTTCCTGAAGCACAGCAAGCACCGCCACGGCGTGGCCACCGAGGTGGTGTACCGCTGCGACACCTGCGGCCAGACCTTCGCCAACCGCTGCAACCTGAAGAGCCACCAGCGCCACGTGCACAGCAGCGAGCGCCATTTCCCATGCGAGCTGTGCGGGAAGAAGTTCAAGCGCAAGAAGGACGTGAAGCGGCACGTGCTGCAGGTGCATGAGGGCGGCGGCGAGCGGCACCGCTGCGGCCAGTGCGGCAAGGGCCTGAGTTCCAAGACAGCGCTGCGGCTGCACGAGCGCACACACACGGGAGACCGGCCCTACGGCTGCACCGAGTGCGGCGCCAGGTTCTCGCAGCCGTCCGCGCTCAAGACGCACATGAG AATTCATACAGGGGAAAAACCTTTTGTCTGTGATGAATGTGGTGCAAGATTCACTCAGAACCACATGCTGATTTATCATAAAAGGTGTCACACAG GTGAAAGACCTTTTATGTGTGAAACATGTGGCAAGAGTTTTGCTTCTAAGGAGTACTTAAAACACCACAATAGAATCCATACTGGATCCAAACCCTTTAAATGTGAAGTATGTTTCAGGACTTTTGCCCAGCGGAATTCACTCTACCAGCATATTAAAGTCCACACAG gGGAGCGTCCCTACTGCTGTGACCAGTGCGGCAAGCAGTTCACCCAGCTCAACGCCCTCCAGCGCCACCGCCGCATCCACACAGGGGAGAGGCCATTCATGTGCAATGCGTGCGGACGGACATTCACCGACAAGTCCACTCTTCGGCGGCACACCTCA ATGGCTCGCCCAAGAACGATGACGGACACAAGACTGAACAGCCTGACGAAGAGTATGTGTCGTCCAAGCTTTCGGATAAATTGCTGTCTTTTGCAGAAAATGGCCATTTCCACAACCTGGCTGCAGTCCAAGACACTGTACCTACCATGCAGGAGAACAGTTCTGCTGACACAGCCTGCAAGGCAGATGACTCCGTGGTGTCCCAGGACACCCTCCTGGCCACCACCATCAGCGAGCTTAGCGAGCTGA
- the GZF1 gene encoding GDNF-inducible zinc finger protein 1 isoform X2: MESGAVLLESKSSPFNLLHEMHELRLLGHLCDVTVSVEYQGVRKDFMAHKAVLAATSKFFKEVFLNEKSVDGTRTNVYLNEVQVADFASFLEFVYTAKVQVEEDRVQRMLEVAEKLKCLDLSETCFQLKKQMLESVLLELQNFSESQEVEVSSGSQVSAAPAPRASVATDGPHPSGLTDSLGYPGERASNGMSSDLPPKKSRDKLDKKKEVVKPPYPKIRRASGRLAGRKVFVEIPKKKYTRRLREQQKTAEGDVGDYRCPQDQSPDRVGTEMEAVSKNEGCQAGAELEELSKKAGPEEEEEEEEEEDEEGEKKSSFKCSICEKAFLYEKSFLKHSKHRHGVATEVVYRCDTCGQTFANRCNLKSHQRHVHSSERHFPCELCGKKFKRKKDVKRHVLQVHEGGGERHRCGQCGKGLSSKTALRLHERTHTGDRPYGCTECGARFSQPSALKTHMRIHTGEKPFVCDECGARFTQNHMLIYHKRCHTGERPFMCETCGKSFASKEYLKHHNRIHTGSKPFKCEVCFRTFAQRNSLYQHIKVHTGERPYCCDQCGKQFTQLNALQRHRRIHTGERPFMCNACGRTFTDKSTLRRHTSIHDKNTPWKSFLVIVDGSPKNDDGHKTEQPDEEYVSSKLSDKLLSFAENGHFHNLAAVQDTVPTMQENSSADTACKADDSVVSQDTLLATTISELSELTPQTDSMPTQLHSLSNME, translated from the exons atggaaagcGGTGCAGTTCTGCTGGAATCCAAATCCTCCCCATTTAACCTACTGCATGAGATGCAtgagcttcgcctcctgggtcaCCTGTGTGACGTGACAGTCAGCGTGGAGTATCAGGGTGTCCGCAAAGACTTCATGGCCCACAAGGCAGTGCTGGCTGCCACCAGCAAGTTTTTTAAGGAAGTGTTCCTTAATGAGAAGAGTGTGGATGGTACTAGGACTAATGTCTACTTAAATGAAGTGCAGGTTGCTGACTTTGCTTCATTTCTTGAGTTTGTCTACACTGCCAAGGTACAGGTGGAAGAAGACCGGGTGCAGCGAATGCTGGAAGTGGCTGAAAAGCTGAAATGTTTGGATTTATCAGAAACTTGTTTTCAATTAAAGAAACAGATGTTAGAGTCGGTACTTTTGGAGTTGCAAAATTTCTCAGAgtctcaggaggtggaggtgagcaGTGGCTCCCAAGTTAGTGCTGCTCCTGCCCCCAGGGCAAGTGTGGCCACCGATGGCCCTCACCCCAGTGGTCTCACGGATTCCTTGGGCTACCCAGGAGAGAGAGCCAGCAATGGCATGTCTTCAGATTTGCCACCGAAGAAGTCCAGGGACAAACTAGACAAGAAGAAAGAGGTAGTTAAACCTCCCTACCCTAAAATCAGGAGAGCTAGTGGAAGGCTGGCTGGGAGGAAGGTCTTTGTGGAGATCCCTAAAAAGAAATATACGAGAAGACTCCGAGAGCAGCAGAAAACTGCTGAGGGTGATGtgggggactacaggtgtccccAGGACCAAAGCCCGGACAGGGTGGGCACGGAGATGGAGGCGGTTTCCAAAAATGAGGGTTGCCAGGCAGGTGCTGAGTTGGAGGAATTGTCAAAGAAAGCAGGGccggaggaggaagaggaggaggaggaggaggaggacgaagAAGGGGAGAAGAAGAGCAGCTTTAAGTGCAGCATTTGCGAGAAGGCGTTTCTGTATGAGAAGAGCTTCCTGAAGCACAGCAAGCACCGCCACGGCGTGGCCACCGAGGTGGTGTACCGCTGCGACACCTGCGGCCAGACCTTCGCCAACCGCTGCAACCTGAAGAGCCACCAGCGCCACGTGCACAGCAGCGAGCGCCATTTCCCATGCGAGCTGTGCGGGAAGAAGTTCAAGCGCAAGAAGGACGTGAAGCGGCACGTGCTGCAGGTGCATGAGGGCGGCGGCGAGCGGCACCGCTGCGGCCAGTGCGGCAAGGGCCTGAGTTCCAAGACAGCGCTGCGGCTGCACGAGCGCACACACACGGGAGACCGGCCCTACGGCTGCACCGAGTGCGGCGCCAGGTTCTCGCAGCCGTCCGCGCTCAAGACGCACATGAG AATTCATACAGGGGAAAAACCTTTTGTCTGTGATGAATGTGGTGCAAGATTCACTCAGAACCACATGCTGATTTATCATAAAAGGTGTCACACAG GTGAAAGACCTTTTATGTGTGAAACATGTGGCAAGAGTTTTGCTTCTAAGGAGTACTTAAAACACCACAATAGAATCCATACTGGATCCAAACCCTTTAAATGTGAAGTATGTTTCAGGACTTTTGCCCAGCGGAATTCACTCTACCAGCATATTAAAGTCCACACAG gGGAGCGTCCCTACTGCTGTGACCAGTGCGGCAAGCAGTTCACCCAGCTCAACGCCCTCCAGCGCCACCGCCGCATCCACACAGGGGAGAGGCCATTCATGTGCAATGCGTGCGGACGGACATTCACCGACAAGTCCACTCTTCGGCGGCACACCTCA ATACACGATAAGAATACTCCATGGAAGTCTTTCCTTGTCATTGTAGATGGCTCGCCCAAGAACGATGACGGACACAAGACTGAACAGCCTGACGAAGAGTATGTGTCGTCCAAGCTTTCGGATAAATTGCTGTCTTTTGCAGAAAATGGCCATTTCCACAACCTGGCTGCAGTCCAAGACACTGTACCTACCATGCAGGAGAACAGTTCTGCTGACACAGCCTGCAAGGCAGATGACTCCGTGGTGTCCCAGGACACCCTCCTGGCCACCACCATCAGCGAGCTTAGCGAGCTGACCCCACAGACAGACTCGATGCCCACACAGCTTCACTCTTTGAGCAACATGGAATAA
- the GZF1 gene encoding GDNF-inducible zinc finger protein 1 isoform X1 yields the protein MESGAVLLESKSSPFNLLHEMHELRLLGHLCDVTVSVEYQGVRKDFMAHKAVLAATSKFFKEVFLNEKSVDGTRTNVYLNEVQVADFASFLEFVYTAKVQVEEDRVQRMLEVAEKLKCLDLSETCFQLKKQMLESVLLELQNFSESQEVEVSSGSQVSAAPAPRASVATDGPHPSGLTDSLGYPGERASNGMSSDLPPKKSRDKLDKKKEVVKPPYPKIRRASGRLAGRKVFVEIPKKKYTRRLREQQKTAEGDVGDYRCPQDQSPDRVGTEMEAVSKNEGCQAGAELEELSKKAGPEEEEEEEEEEDEEGEKKSSFKCSICEKAFLYEKSFLKHSKHRHGVATEVVYRCDTCGQTFANRCNLKSHQRHVHSSERHFPCELCGKKFKRKKDVKRHVLQVHEGGGERHRCGQCGKGLSSKTALRLHERTHTGDRPYGCTECGARFSQPSALKTHMRIHTGEKPFVCDECGARFTQNHMLIYHKRCHTGERPFMCETCGKSFASKEYLKHHNRIHTGSKPFKCEVCFRTFAQRNSLYQHIKVHTVSSLPASGERPYCCDQCGKQFTQLNALQRHRRIHTGERPFMCNACGRTFTDKSTLRRHTSIHDKNTPWKSFLVIVDGSPKNDDGHKTEQPDEEYVSSKLSDKLLSFAENGHFHNLAAVQDTVPTMQENSSADTACKADDSVVSQDTLLATTISELSELTPQTDSMPTQLHSLSNME from the exons atggaaagcGGTGCAGTTCTGCTGGAATCCAAATCCTCCCCATTTAACCTACTGCATGAGATGCAtgagcttcgcctcctgggtcaCCTGTGTGACGTGACAGTCAGCGTGGAGTATCAGGGTGTCCGCAAAGACTTCATGGCCCACAAGGCAGTGCTGGCTGCCACCAGCAAGTTTTTTAAGGAAGTGTTCCTTAATGAGAAGAGTGTGGATGGTACTAGGACTAATGTCTACTTAAATGAAGTGCAGGTTGCTGACTTTGCTTCATTTCTTGAGTTTGTCTACACTGCCAAGGTACAGGTGGAAGAAGACCGGGTGCAGCGAATGCTGGAAGTGGCTGAAAAGCTGAAATGTTTGGATTTATCAGAAACTTGTTTTCAATTAAAGAAACAGATGTTAGAGTCGGTACTTTTGGAGTTGCAAAATTTCTCAGAgtctcaggaggtggaggtgagcaGTGGCTCCCAAGTTAGTGCTGCTCCTGCCCCCAGGGCAAGTGTGGCCACCGATGGCCCTCACCCCAGTGGTCTCACGGATTCCTTGGGCTACCCAGGAGAGAGAGCCAGCAATGGCATGTCTTCAGATTTGCCACCGAAGAAGTCCAGGGACAAACTAGACAAGAAGAAAGAGGTAGTTAAACCTCCCTACCCTAAAATCAGGAGAGCTAGTGGAAGGCTGGCTGGGAGGAAGGTCTTTGTGGAGATCCCTAAAAAGAAATATACGAGAAGACTCCGAGAGCAGCAGAAAACTGCTGAGGGTGATGtgggggactacaggtgtccccAGGACCAAAGCCCGGACAGGGTGGGCACGGAGATGGAGGCGGTTTCCAAAAATGAGGGTTGCCAGGCAGGTGCTGAGTTGGAGGAATTGTCAAAGAAAGCAGGGccggaggaggaagaggaggaggaggaggaggaggacgaagAAGGGGAGAAGAAGAGCAGCTTTAAGTGCAGCATTTGCGAGAAGGCGTTTCTGTATGAGAAGAGCTTCCTGAAGCACAGCAAGCACCGCCACGGCGTGGCCACCGAGGTGGTGTACCGCTGCGACACCTGCGGCCAGACCTTCGCCAACCGCTGCAACCTGAAGAGCCACCAGCGCCACGTGCACAGCAGCGAGCGCCATTTCCCATGCGAGCTGTGCGGGAAGAAGTTCAAGCGCAAGAAGGACGTGAAGCGGCACGTGCTGCAGGTGCATGAGGGCGGCGGCGAGCGGCACCGCTGCGGCCAGTGCGGCAAGGGCCTGAGTTCCAAGACAGCGCTGCGGCTGCACGAGCGCACACACACGGGAGACCGGCCCTACGGCTGCACCGAGTGCGGCGCCAGGTTCTCGCAGCCGTCCGCGCTCAAGACGCACATGAG AATTCATACAGGGGAAAAACCTTTTGTCTGTGATGAATGTGGTGCAAGATTCACTCAGAACCACATGCTGATTTATCATAAAAGGTGTCACACAG GTGAAAGACCTTTTATGTGTGAAACATGTGGCAAGAGTTTTGCTTCTAAGGAGTACTTAAAACACCACAATAGAATCCATACTGGATCCAAACCCTTTAAATGTGAAGTATGTTTCAGGACTTTTGCCCAGCGGAATTCACTCTACCAGCATATTAAAGTCCACACAG tctcctctctccctgcctcaggGGAGCGTCCCTACTGCTGTGACCAGTGCGGCAAGCAGTTCACCCAGCTCAACGCCCTCCAGCGCCACCGCCGCATCCACACAGGGGAGAGGCCATTCATGTGCAATGCGTGCGGACGGACATTCACCGACAAGTCCACTCTTCGGCGGCACACCTCA ATACACGATAAGAATACTCCATGGAAGTCTTTCCTTGTCATTGTAGATGGCTCGCCCAAGAACGATGACGGACACAAGACTGAACAGCCTGACGAAGAGTATGTGTCGTCCAAGCTTTCGGATAAATTGCTGTCTTTTGCAGAAAATGGCCATTTCCACAACCTGGCTGCAGTCCAAGACACTGTACCTACCATGCAGGAGAACAGTTCTGCTGACACAGCCTGCAAGGCAGATGACTCCGTGGTGTCCCAGGACACCCTCCTGGCCACCACCATCAGCGAGCTTAGCGAGCTGACCCCACAGACAGACTCGATGCCCACACAGCTTCACTCTTTGAGCAACATGGAATAA
- the GZF1 gene encoding GDNF-inducible zinc finger protein 1 isoform X3, with amino-acid sequence MESGAVLLESKSSPFNLLHEMHELRLLGHLCDVTVSVEYQGVRKDFMAHKAVLAATSKFFKEVFLNEKSVDGTRTNVYLNEVQVADFASFLEFVYTAKVQVEEDRVQRMLEVAEKLKCLDLSETCFQLKKQMLESVLLELQNFSESQEVEVSSGSQVSAAPAPRASVATDGPHPSGLTDSLGYPGERASNGMSSDLPPKKSRDKLDKKKEVVKPPYPKIRRASGRLAGRKVFVEIPKKKYTRRLREQQKTAEGDVGDYRCPQDQSPDRVGTEMEAVSKNEGCQAGAELEELSKKAGPEEEEEEEEEEDEEGEKKSSFKCSICEKAFLYEKSFLKHSKHRHGVATEVVYRCDTCGQTFANRCNLKSHQRHVHSSERHFPCELCGKKFKRKKDVKRHVLQVHEGGGERHRCGQCGKGLSSKTALRLHERTHTGDRPYGCTECGARFSQPSALKTHMRIHTGEKPFVCDECGARFTQNHMLIYHKRCHTGERPFMCETCGKSFASKEYLKHHNRIHTGSKPFKCEVCFRTFAQRNSLYQHIKVHTVSSLPASGERPYCCDQCGKQFTQLNALQRHRRIHTGERPFMCNACGRTFTDKSTLRRHTSMARPRTMTDTRLNSLTKSMCRPSFRINCCLLQKMAISTTWLQSKTLYLPCRRTVLLTQPARQMTPWCPRTPSWPPPSASLAS; translated from the exons atggaaagcGGTGCAGTTCTGCTGGAATCCAAATCCTCCCCATTTAACCTACTGCATGAGATGCAtgagcttcgcctcctgggtcaCCTGTGTGACGTGACAGTCAGCGTGGAGTATCAGGGTGTCCGCAAAGACTTCATGGCCCACAAGGCAGTGCTGGCTGCCACCAGCAAGTTTTTTAAGGAAGTGTTCCTTAATGAGAAGAGTGTGGATGGTACTAGGACTAATGTCTACTTAAATGAAGTGCAGGTTGCTGACTTTGCTTCATTTCTTGAGTTTGTCTACACTGCCAAGGTACAGGTGGAAGAAGACCGGGTGCAGCGAATGCTGGAAGTGGCTGAAAAGCTGAAATGTTTGGATTTATCAGAAACTTGTTTTCAATTAAAGAAACAGATGTTAGAGTCGGTACTTTTGGAGTTGCAAAATTTCTCAGAgtctcaggaggtggaggtgagcaGTGGCTCCCAAGTTAGTGCTGCTCCTGCCCCCAGGGCAAGTGTGGCCACCGATGGCCCTCACCCCAGTGGTCTCACGGATTCCTTGGGCTACCCAGGAGAGAGAGCCAGCAATGGCATGTCTTCAGATTTGCCACCGAAGAAGTCCAGGGACAAACTAGACAAGAAGAAAGAGGTAGTTAAACCTCCCTACCCTAAAATCAGGAGAGCTAGTGGAAGGCTGGCTGGGAGGAAGGTCTTTGTGGAGATCCCTAAAAAGAAATATACGAGAAGACTCCGAGAGCAGCAGAAAACTGCTGAGGGTGATGtgggggactacaggtgtccccAGGACCAAAGCCCGGACAGGGTGGGCACGGAGATGGAGGCGGTTTCCAAAAATGAGGGTTGCCAGGCAGGTGCTGAGTTGGAGGAATTGTCAAAGAAAGCAGGGccggaggaggaagaggaggaggaggaggaggaggacgaagAAGGGGAGAAGAAGAGCAGCTTTAAGTGCAGCATTTGCGAGAAGGCGTTTCTGTATGAGAAGAGCTTCCTGAAGCACAGCAAGCACCGCCACGGCGTGGCCACCGAGGTGGTGTACCGCTGCGACACCTGCGGCCAGACCTTCGCCAACCGCTGCAACCTGAAGAGCCACCAGCGCCACGTGCACAGCAGCGAGCGCCATTTCCCATGCGAGCTGTGCGGGAAGAAGTTCAAGCGCAAGAAGGACGTGAAGCGGCACGTGCTGCAGGTGCATGAGGGCGGCGGCGAGCGGCACCGCTGCGGCCAGTGCGGCAAGGGCCTGAGTTCCAAGACAGCGCTGCGGCTGCACGAGCGCACACACACGGGAGACCGGCCCTACGGCTGCACCGAGTGCGGCGCCAGGTTCTCGCAGCCGTCCGCGCTCAAGACGCACATGAG AATTCATACAGGGGAAAAACCTTTTGTCTGTGATGAATGTGGTGCAAGATTCACTCAGAACCACATGCTGATTTATCATAAAAGGTGTCACACAG GTGAAAGACCTTTTATGTGTGAAACATGTGGCAAGAGTTTTGCTTCTAAGGAGTACTTAAAACACCACAATAGAATCCATACTGGATCCAAACCCTTTAAATGTGAAGTATGTTTCAGGACTTTTGCCCAGCGGAATTCACTCTACCAGCATATTAAAGTCCACACAG tctcctctctccctgcctcaggGGAGCGTCCCTACTGCTGTGACCAGTGCGGCAAGCAGTTCACCCAGCTCAACGCCCTCCAGCGCCACCGCCGCATCCACACAGGGGAGAGGCCATTCATGTGCAATGCGTGCGGACGGACATTCACCGACAAGTCCACTCTTCGGCGGCACACCTCA ATGGCTCGCCCAAGAACGATGACGGACACAAGACTGAACAGCCTGACGAAGAGTATGTGTCGTCCAAGCTTTCGGATAAATTGCTGTCTTTTGCAGAAAATGGCCATTTCCACAACCTGGCTGCAGTCCAAGACACTGTACCTACCATGCAGGAGAACAGTTCTGCTGACACAGCCTGCAAGGCAGATGACTCCGTGGTGTCCCAGGACACCCTCCTGGCCACCACCATCAGCGAGCTTAGCGAGCTGA